A segment of the Lolium perenne isolate Kyuss_39 chromosome 3, Kyuss_2.0, whole genome shotgun sequence genome:
aaaactaagataaggagaggttgctacagtagtaaacaacttccaagacacaaatataaaacaaagtactgtagcaaaataacacatgggttatctcccaagaagttctttctttatagccattaagatgggctcagcagttttaatgatccattcgcgggaaatagtatttgaagcaaaagagagcttcaagaggcaaattcaaaacacatttaagcctaacatgcttcctatgcagaggaatcttgtacacaaatgaattcatgaagaacaaagtgacgagcataagaggatagaacacgagtaacttcaagattctcaacataaagaggggaaacttaatattattaagatgcatataaccatatttacctctctcataataactttcagtagcatcattgatgaaatccacaatatacccatcacttaaaacattcttatcatggttcatattgacaagggattagcttgtcaatgcctatggattgtaggctagggtttagttagaagtagagggtaagtagatctcgaaggtttcagccgaaaagtactcgacgattgtgaaaactaggatttgcagacaatgattcggtcgattctttgtccctcgactcccccttatatatgaggtggagccgagggattcgtgctatacaagtttacagagtccgggacggtttctaactcatcccgccagattacaaacaacacttcctattacaattctatctttccttagtaaatcttgggcttccgaatcttcttattcttcgggtattgggcctccagtaaaccccgggtaccatcttcggcaggcccatttgggatgcctatgtcagtagcccccgagattttgcttgaatcgtagagtcagggaaaatctccattgtttatttttactcgaaagctttaaccttttatatttcttcacataaaattctatattgtacagggatactggtaattggggctagttcatctgacggatcaggtactagttaactgctctagtggcaatccgcaaaaacctacttcaaaatcacgtccccggacatgatctcgggatactggtgtaaacgtcgacaggtgccgcttaaggtcttaccattctgtcgagtcccagtcaaatttatcgggtacctaacgcgtccgttaggatttttcttcgtatctgttgatacggataaaagtagcagagcgcagtctttggcgatgccacgcccagcagaacggatctggggtcttaccttcgcaaatttgcggcattcagaaattgatcgcaacttcggcgttctgagaatatattgtcgagtgcttttccggctgttggaatggcacattttatcgagtcatatatgacttatattgttctcccgatgggagtatatgtagagttaattataactcgaaatatacgctCGTGTTTTTCTATTGTaggtaatttcatcgggcacgcgaacagcgttcccgatgggagtagcccccgaggctacaaccaagaacttgtgcttggttgtaggctcaacattttagtccaccttgtcgctatattttcattacttcccaatatgatctctttcttcttctctctttttttttatctctcgggtgcgcgaacagcgttctcgatgggagtagcccccgaggctacagccaaggacttgtgcttggttgtaggctccctcaatttctatatttatcatactcgaaaatttactttttcctgaagtagcccccgagcatttgggcaaaaacttgtatttgaccaaaggttcccgaggtattgaataattctttctgtcgccgtttttcttgtcgacatacttcccttaatcaaatttacttcatcctcctcgaatagtcgtgacttttctgccctgtgggtccattgcttcgactatgttgacacgtcgtgcaagtagtggacacacgtcctccgcttttcctggcgcacgtacggtaacgcctatttcagtaaaaatactcttttgcccttgtgtctagaagatccatcctcaccacacgatttcttcatccaacggcacactgcttcacccgaatcttatataaacccttcttcaaccttcgttcatccctcgcttgcgcccgctcacctgttcctcttcgcataacttccccgcgcccaactctcttcaatcttccgtacgcacatacattgctcgcccactgccgttgatgccaccgcgcacgcgtccgACTCGCCACAaagcacgccggaatccaagatggctgccgaggatcttgagtgggagagatccaaaatctccaaccaggacaccaatatgtcaagaggcttggcctcatgaagaaggaggacgccatccgcttccccagcgaagaaagctaccccaagcctccaatggagtatcgggttagttttgttgatcacctgatccgcggcctttcaaccccaatccacgatttcctccgcggccttctttttgtttacgggattcaactgcaccagttgactcccaattccatccttcacatttctatttttatcacactttgcgaatgcttcctcggaatcactcccaattgggctctgtggaagcgcattttctgcctccgccgtaatggctcccacaacgtcacttataacataggtggcgttgttatctgtgttcggactgatgtcgattatttcgacgtcaagtttcctgattctgtccaaggatggcgcaaaaagtggctctacatccacgaagaaagcgccaattctgtggagcacaacatagttcctttcgacggaagtgccaggattcagcgtcgccgttcctgggatgccgaagcttctgaagaagagaaaaaagcgacagaggcgctcatggctcgtatccgtcatcttcaaaacactcgaggcaaagagctatctggtgttcaaattactgcctacttccttaggattagggtgcagcctcttcaggctcgcaaaaatcctccGGACGTATtccggtgaaaacgacgccaatagaatctccgacgatctttctgcaaaggacttggagaagttgatccgaagagtttcccgcttggcaaaaaaggatcctattccttccgcttgtcgcgtggaaccatacagctccgccaatcctctccccgaggtattttgcctTCTCGAGTTTCTATCTTGTTCCGAATTTGCCCTGTATCTCATTGTATTTGTGtcactctaatttttcttttgtcgctgttttcttgcagaaccatcctactatgacttcccttcctcctcttcctgaggatggagaagtcgaagaacggggcatcgttgccgaagataccccaggttcttctattcctgaaagtgaagtcgcgggttcccacaaatctgcggcttcccatgaaaaggaagttgaatctgaggccagtgaatcgacgcaatcccttcctcctgcagtttccccaaagaacaaaaggaaaaggcatgatgccgaggattctggcacttctaaggctgaagaagctggtccttctaatccgaaggcagcttacgatccttatgttgaatccctcatcagctcgtaagtcacctatctcgctatatttttgtactcgaaatatttatcttgtcgtgctttttatactgccgattttttgatcaatcagtgatgaggaggaagaagtaccagttactgacgtggctcctcgaacaagcacgtcacgtactgtacttgcctcagacacactagttgaaggagaagaaacgtcgcctcctcaacaagacgtcgtcaccactactccgccatcaagcccccgagtcccttcaccaaaaagggcaagggttgaaaagattgttgatcctgcccctcagttgggcagttcgtcgactctgctcttagatgatgtaagtctgtcgacatctatattttccttattttatttttttcaccttttctctttttcatgccgatgtttcttttactgtgttcacgctgaacagcctatgatcaaggatcttctccgcatcgggtcccaatttattgggtaccgtgaatatgccgccagagccgaaggtaacgacttttatactcgcTATTTTGCACTGACTTTCTATGTtgcttgtcgctattttttgatctttcttttctttctttttcatatctcgacagaaaaactctcagaggccaacgaacgtgtcgacgcacttgctcaaaaactcgagcaaagtgaggcggctcgcaagaaagctgaacttgctgctagcaaagccaaggccgaggttgatgaagccaaggtgaaagctgctagtgtcgaggaactgcagagaaggctcaaagatgccgaatctgccttagatgagcagaaaactgcacaaactgtgcgtgaacaagagatcatcaagcgtctgaagtcgcaaagtcgacgtacgctgagtaatatcatcaaccccttctattgtacttcctgtttcttggtttttgactaatggtttgtcttgtgtggcagcccaaacaaaccaagattttgatctggagaatcccgtcaatgaccctctccttgatgcactttctcttctggagttccatgggcgcgaaattcgtgaaggcgtggccaatgccaatgcgagtttgtcggcgttgttccccttcttcttcccgaagaaagaggaaccttcaactttccttgcccttgccaagcttttcaattcgtcggaagacctgggattgaagatgcgtcaggagaatatgaaggttgctgtcgagagtactgttgccctggttgctgacagccaacagacgcttgattggatgaaggttggcgacaccagccagatagagcattcgagatggaggtcgctgatcaaggcagccaagcccaacacgaagaagatcttggcgtatctggggatcaagccagcttcgactcctagctcctcgaggccggaggtctagttgcatgcctctgtttttctttctgtttcttttgcttctgtcgccaaagtagtcatttggcgacacgtactttcttaactccactgtaatgcccttgtaattattccaagagattaatgaagacttctatctttgcttgttatttgatgttgtcttgtttatttttcagttgatatttgataactatactccatcttctgctccttccaatgtttcgccttcttcttcccgcgcgaggaaagcttttggtgataccgctcctgttgacgataccttgtcgcgagaactggatgaacttcggcaacaacttcagtatgcgaagaagcaaacacttgtgatgatggagcaatctcgtaagtcatctgaagccgaaaaaattgctcttcaacaagctcgcgaggccgtagctgctaaggaaattgctgcttccgatgctgaaaaggcgactattcgagaaaatttcatgctcgaattaatgaatgaagccagtgcagatatgtcgggtatgtctatttcatcctctgatatcttccatcttcatgctactgtcttttaaaggtttccacttctttgttttgataggtgcctttactgatgctgctgccgaggaagagagggtgaatgctaggacaaccctccttgttaatctctctttggaccatggttctttgttttgggctaccccggaaaggacccgccaaattgtcagatttcaagatcgcgcctctcaaactcgcgatttcctcgacttctgtactaagaccttgtccatggtttacaactccatgtttcctcgcaacgtccaaccaaaaactcttcctgaattgatggaaaggttcaaggatgctcgcagtatccatgattttgtcaaagctcaactagtagctggtgccagatttgctcttatcatgctccaaatctgccactcgaagcttgaccttacccaggttgtcgagaaggttcaccaaaaagtaaaacggcggagagttggtgttgacaggattaacacgaaggttacgcctatagccgaagaaatgattgaggacctacttcggatggatgccgacttttttgccgatggccattatgccgattttcttggtgctgctcctgaggaaaacagggtcactcttgatgacatattgaatcaagactagttag
Coding sequences within it:
- the LOC127340365 gene encoding uncharacterized protein translates to MLLANERVDALAQKLEQSEAARKKAELAASKAKAEVDEAKVKAASVEELQRRLKDAESALDEQKTAQTVREQEIIKRLKSQSRPQTNQDFDLENPVNDPLLDALSLLEFHGREIREGVANANASLSALFPFFFPKKEEPSTFLALAKLFNSSEDLGLKMRQENMKVAVESTVALVADSQQTLDWMKVGDTSQIEHSRWRSLIKAAKPNTKKILAYLGIKPASTPSSSRPEV